A stretch of the Xiphophorus couchianus chromosome 15, X_couchianus-1.0, whole genome shotgun sequence genome encodes the following:
- the LOC114158882 gene encoding mitochondrial basic amino acids transporter-like isoform X2: MMDFVAGCIGGAAGVLVGHPFDTVKIRLQVQKFDNPLYRGTFHCFKSIVRQESGNAMRLLGEDTPTHQFITGAAAGTMQSVICCPMELAKTRMQMQGTWQKKWSSKNLYKNSLDCLLHIYRREGLLGIYRGMVTTLVREAPGFGVYFWTYAVLTQSLGCEPSDSYMIPKLLFSGGMAGITSWIVIYPVDVIKSRLQADGVGGVNQYSSIADCVRQSVRKEGYMVFTRGLTSTVLRAFPMNAAIFATNSLVLMYARGEEEGPED, translated from the exons ATGATGGACTTTGTGGCTGGATGCATAGGAG GTGCTGCTGGAGTCTTGGTTGGACACCCGTTTGACACAGTAAAA ATCAGGCTGCAGGTCCAGAAGTTTGATAATCCGCTTTATCGTGGAACGTTCCACTGTTTCAAGTCTATCGTCAGACAGGAGTCG GGCAACGCCATGCGTCTGCTTGGAGAGGACACCCCTACACACCAATTTATCACTGGTGCTGCTGCAGGAACCATGCAGTCCGTCATCTGCTGCCCCATGGAGCTAGCTAAAACCCGTATGCAAATGCAGGGCACCTGGCAGAAGAAGTGGTCTTCTAAGAATCTGTACAAGAACTCCCTGGATTGTTTGTTGCACATCTACAGACGAGAGGGTCTGCTGGGCATCTACAGAGGAATGGTCACCACGCTCGTCCGTGAAGCGCCTGGCTTCGGCGTGTATTTCTGGACCTACGCTGTGCTGACACAGAGCCTGGGCTGTGAGCCCAGCGACAGCTACATGATCCCCAAACTTCTGTTTTCCGGCGGCATGGCTGGCATCACCTCTTGGATCGTCATCTATCCAGTAGATGTGATCAAATCTCGGCTGCAGGCAGACGGGGTGGGCGGAGTCAACCAGTACAGCAGCATCGCAGATTGCGTACGACAGAGTGTGAGGAAGGAGGGTTATATGGTGTTCACGCGAGGCCTCACCTCCACGGTGCTACGAGCCTTCCCTATGAACGCAGCCATCTTCGCCACCAACAGTCTGGTGCTGATGTACGCCCGCGGTGAGGAGGAGGGCCCTGAAGACTGA
- the LOC114158882 gene encoding mitochondrial basic amino acids transporter-like isoform X1, whose amino-acid sequence MMDFVAGCIGGAAGVLVGHPFDTVKIRLQVQKFDNPLYRGTFHCFKSIVRQESAFGLCKGIGSPMIGLTFISGIVFGVQGNAMRLLGEDTPTHQFITGAAAGTMQSVICCPMELAKTRMQMQGTWQKKWSSKNLYKNSLDCLLHIYRREGLLGIYRGMVTTLVREAPGFGVYFWTYAVLTQSLGCEPSDSYMIPKLLFSGGMAGITSWIVIYPVDVIKSRLQADGVGGVNQYSSIADCVRQSVRKEGYMVFTRGLTSTVLRAFPMNAAIFATNSLVLMYARGEEEGPED is encoded by the exons ATGATGGACTTTGTGGCTGGATGCATAGGAG GTGCTGCTGGAGTCTTGGTTGGACACCCGTTTGACACAGTAAAA ATCAGGCTGCAGGTCCAGAAGTTTGATAATCCGCTTTATCGTGGAACGTTCCACTGTTTCAAGTCTATCGTCAGACAGGAGTCG GCGTTTGGTTTATGTAAAGGCATTGGATCTCCCATGATAGGCCTGACATTCATCAGTGGAATCGTGTTTGGTGTCCAGGGCAACGCCATGCGTCTGCTTGGAGAGGACACCCCTACACACCAATTTATCACTGGTGCTGCTGCAGGAACCATGCAGTCCGTCATCTGCTGCCCCATGGAGCTAGCTAAAACCCGTATGCAAATGCAGGGCACCTGGCAGAAGAAGTGGTCTTCTAAGAATCTGTACAAGAACTCCCTGGATTGTTTGTTGCACATCTACAGACGAGAGGGTCTGCTGGGCATCTACAGAGGAATGGTCACCACGCTCGTCCGTGAAGCGCCTGGCTTCGGCGTGTATTTCTGGACCTACGCTGTGCTGACACAGAGCCTGGGCTGTGAGCCCAGCGACAGCTACATGATCCCCAAACTTCTGTTTTCCGGCGGCATGGCTGGCATCACCTCTTGGATCGTCATCTATCCAGTAGATGTGATCAAATCTCGGCTGCAGGCAGACGGGGTGGGCGGAGTCAACCAGTACAGCAGCATCGCAGATTGCGTACGACAGAGTGTGAGGAAGGAGGGTTATATGGTGTTCACGCGAGGCCTCACCTCCACGGTGCTACGAGCCTTCCCTATGAACGCAGCCATCTTCGCCACCAACAGTCTGGTGCTGATGTACGCCCGCGGTGAGGAGGAGGGCCCTGAAGACTGA
- the LOC114158881 gene encoding mitochondrial basic amino acids transporter-like, whose product MMDFVAGCVGGVAGVLVGHPFDTVKVRLQIQSVDKPLYRGTFHCFQSIIRQESAFGLYKGIGSPMMGLTFINAIVFGVQGNAMRLLGEDTPTHQFLAGAAAGTLQCVICCPMELAKTRMQMQGTGQKKSSSKKLYKNSLDCLLHIYRREGLPGIYRGMVTTLVREMPGFGMYFWTYAVLSQSLGCEPSDSYMIPKLLFSGGMAGIASWIVTYPADVIKSRLQADGVGRVNQYSSIADCVRQSVRKEGYMVFTRGLTSTVLRAFPVNAATFATVTLVLMYARGEDLSPLIVKF is encoded by the exons ATGATGGACTTCGTGGCTGGATGCGTAGGAG GTGTTGCTGGAGTCTTGGTTGGACACCCGTTTGACACAGTAAAG GTCAGGCTGCAGATCCAGAGCGTCGACAAGCCGCTTTATCGTGGAACGTTCCACTGTTTCCAGTCCATCATAAGACAAGAGTCG GCGTTTGGTTTATATAAAGGCATTGGATCTCCCATGATGGGCCTGACATTCATCAATGCCATAGTTTTTGGTGTCCAGGGCAACGCCATGCGTCTGCTTGGAGAGGACACTCCCACACACCAATTTCTGGCCGGTGCCGCTGCAGGAACCTTACAGTGCGTCATCTGCTGCCCCATGGAGCTAGCTAAAACCCGTATGCAAATGCAGGGCACCGGGCAGAAGAAGTCGTCTTCTAAGAAACTGTACAAGAACTCCCTGGATTGTTTGTTGCACATCTACAGACGAGAGGGTCTGCCGGGCATCTACAGAGGAATGGTCACCACGCTCGTCCGTGAAATGCCTGGCTTCGGCATGTATTTCTGGACCTACGCTGTGCTGTCACAGAGCCTGGGCTGTGAGCCCAGCGACAGCTACATGATCCCCAAACTGCTGTTTTCCGGCGGCATGGCTGGCATCGCCTCGTGGATCGTCACCTATCCCGCAGATGTGATCAAATCTCGGCTGCAGGCGGACGGGGTGGGCAGAGTCAACCAGTATAGCAGCATCGCAGATTGCGTACGACAGAGTGTGAGGAAGGAGGGTTATATGGTGTTCACGCGAGGCCTCACCTCCACGGTGCTACGAGCCTTCCCTGTGAACGCGGCCACCTTCGCCACTGTCACCCTGGTACTGATGTACGCCCGCGGTGAGGACCTCTCGCCTCTAATTGTAAAATTCTGA
- the slc25a47a gene encoding solute carrier family 25 member 47-A, with translation MHIVDFVSGSVAGACGVTVGFPLDTVKVRIQTQKEFTGVYQCVLETISKEGVHGFFKGMSIPLTTVSLTSSVVFGTYRNCLQCMKQARGADWSPNTKLEIFLAGMVGGVAQISVMSPGDIVKVRLQCQTESAREGANKLRPKYRGPVHCLLSIVKEEGLKGLYRGALPLMLRDAPSYATYFLTYATVSEWMSGGSNKKLHWTGVMLAGGVAGMAGWFVGTPMDVIKARLQMDGVRGPKQYKGFFHCVVETARAEGAAVFFKSLGINCLRAFPVNMVVFSTYEVLTGFLRTGPESVDPPPVRLE, from the exons ATGCATATCGTGGACTTCGTGTCCGGATCTGTTGCAG GGGCATGTGGGGTCACCGTGGGCTTCCCTCTGGACACTGTGAAG GTCAGAATCCAAACTCAGAAAGAGTTCACAGGAGTGTATCAGTGTGTATTGGAGACCATATCAAAAGAAGGG GTGCACGGCTTCTTCAAAGGCATGTCAATTCCTCTGACCACAGTCTCGCTGACGTCCTCAGTGGTGTTTGGCACCTACAGGAACTGCCTGCAGTGCATGAAGCAGGCAAGGGGAGCAGACTGGAGTCCAAACACCAAACTGGAAATCTTCTTGGCTGGGATGGTTGGCGGCGTAgctcag ATATCAGTCATGTCTCCAGGTGATATAGTCAAAGTACGTCTACAGTGTCAGACAGAGTCGGCGCGGGAAGGAGCCAACAAGCTCCGACCAAAATACCGCGGCCCGGTTCACTGCCTGCTGAGCATCGTCAAAGAAGAGGGGCTCAAGGGGCTCTACAGAGGAGCTCTGCCGCTCATGCTGAGAGACGCCCCGTCGTATGCCACCTACTTTTTGACTTATGCGACCGTCTCCGAGTGGATGTCAGGCGGCAGCAATAAGAAATTAC ACTGGACTGGTGTGATGCTGGCCGGAGGAGTGGCAGGGATGGCAGGATGGTTTGTCGGAACGCCCATGGATGTGATTAAAGCTCGTCTGCAGATGGACGGCGTGCGAGGGCCGAAGCAGTACAAGGGCTTTTTCCACTGCGTCGTGGAGACGGCGAGAGCCGAGGGAGCCGCGGTTTTCTTCAAGAGCTTGGGCATCAACTGCCTGCGTGCATTCCCAGTGAACATGGTGGTGTTTTCCACGTACGAGGTTCTCACTGGTTTTCTTCGGACTGGACCGGAAAGCGTTGACCCGCCTCCTGTCAGGCTGGAATAG
- the vrtn gene encoding vertnin: MLVSGRPALLKPAGMIQRNEVVLSVLRELQEATESAGLDAVTRVAVDVERALTPFQPPTAPCQDFAEWVHVDKAAHALYPADAPGGLLPLSCNGEGNLLFDAVSTLLVGNTGLSLELQVRTVVEMVLWKRYYLSGMIDSKMMLQAVRFSLSAEESEDMLNLPVAVLEAIFDADVKASCFPGSYANMWHVYALSSVLRFNIYSIYPMFNLKIRPYFNRLIRPRTWPEDSEAQTIHIMWSGDMQSECLFRPKYFVSLVQANFLMCRSPESEEMVSPHRSEDQLKQKSQFSYPSLKDKYNITKRTFYRWKRQTQENCKKSAARYEAKYFLQACFLEGKLIPLHQFKEFFPEISRSSYYNWKHELLKTGGHFSTSSSTGEISPGESTEQEVWSSPETKQDEPDHHDSVARMFGLNLGKLDAERAQNVAHMQEAKRCLQNCIAMNTSFPFRIFKRNFPGISRSTYYNWRREALLFSRGYKGTVGSSEESSDADKSESPKGQLLMLPGFTQPTVPKMRVWGQTHRRFRLAYLSNKQLREAAKLYVQKSNWSLTKFKLKFPSISSCFYWLWRGCQNHKTKKVTTTQGAEVNVLESTESNANKTTEKQDGLPFVQIPQYLQCSAVPSFDTPQLKHPFPSRVPTEEQMFSVDVVALANFKAKAKLFLQQRFEEKSFPTFKEFRSYFPFTARSTYYMWKRALYHGVSLVHG, translated from the exons ATGTTGGTCTCAGGACGCCCAG CTCTCCTCAAACCTGCAGGTATGATCCAAAGGAATGAGGTTGTGCTGTCCGTCCTGCGAGAGCTCCAGGAGGCCACAGAGAGCGCCGGCCTGGATGCTGTGACCAGAGTGGCTGTGGATGTAGAGCGGGCCCTCACTCCTTTTCAGCCCCCTACGGCCCCCTGTCAGGATTTTGCAGAGTGGGTGCATGTGGACAAAGCAGCCCATGCTTTGTACCCTGCTGATGCACCTGGGGGACTCCTGCCTCTCAGCTGTAATGGAGAAGGCAACTTGCTGTTTGATGCTGTAAGTACACTGCTTGTGGGCAACACCGGACTCAGCTTGGAGCTGCAG GTAAGGACTGTGGTGGAAATGGTGCTGTGGAAAAGATACTACTTATCAGGGATGATTGATTCTAAGATGATGCTCCAAGCTGTTCGATTCAGTCTTAGTGCAGAAGAGTCTGAAGACATGCTGAACCTGCCTGTAGCCGTCCTGGAGGCCATCTTTGATGCAGATGTGAAAGCATCCTGCTTCCCTGGCTCCTATGCCAACATGTGGCATGTTTACGCCCTGTCATCTGTCCTCCGGTTCAACATCTATTCCATCTATCCCATGTTCAACCTCAAGATCAGACCCTATTTCAATCGACTGATACGCCCAAGAACCTGGCCTGAAGACTCGGAGGCACAAACCATTCACATAATGTGGTCTGGGGACATGCAGTCTGAGTGCTTGTTCAGGCCCAAATACTTTGTCTCCCTGGTTCAGGCAAATTTTCTCATGTGTAGAAGCCCTGAAAGTGAGGAGATGGTGTCTCCGCACAGGAGCGAGGACCAGCTGAAGCAGAAGTCGCAGTTTTCCTACCCAAGTCTGAAGGATAAGTACAACATCACCAAGAGGACCTTCTACCGCTGGAAGAGGCAGACGcaggaaaactgcaaaaagtCCGCAGCGAGGTATGAGGCAAAATACTTCCTCCAGGCCTGCTTCTTGGAAGGCAAGCTCATTCCTCTGCACCAGTTTAAAGAATTTTTCCCCGAGATCTCAAGGTCCTCGTACTACAACTGGAAGCATGAGCTCCTGAAAACTGGAGGACATTTCTCCACATCCTCCTCGACTGGAGAGATTAGTCCTGGAGAGAGCACGGAGCAGGAGGTGTGGTCCTCACCCGAAACCAAGCAAGACGAGCCAGACCACCACGACAGCGTGGCCAGAATGTTCGGCCTTAATCTGGGCAAGCTGGATGCGGAGAGGGCTCAGAATGTAGCACACATGCAGGAAGCTAAACGCTGCCTGCAGAACTGCATTGCCATGAACACTTCCTTCCCCTTCAGGATATTCAAGAGAAACTTCCCAGGAATTTCACGATCAACCTACTACAACTGGAGAAGAGAAGCCCTGCTATTCAGTCGGGGGTACAAAGGCACCGTCGGCAGCAGTGAAGAGAGCTCAGATGCCGACAAGAGCGAGAGCCCAAAAGGTCAGTTGCTGATGCTGCCTGGCTTTACTCAACCCACCGTGCCGAAGATGAGGGTCTGGGGACAGACGCACAGAAGATTCCGGCTGGCTTATCTGAGTAACAAACAGTTAAGAGAAGCTGCAAAGTTGTATGTTCAGAAGTCTAACTGGTCCTTGACAAAATTCAAGCTCAAGTTCCCCTCCATCTCCTCGTGCTTCTATTGGCTGTGGCGTGGCTGCCAAAACCACAAGACAAAGAAGGTGACGACCACCCAGGGTGCAGAGGTCAATGTCCTAGAGAGCACAGAAAGTAACGCCAACAAGACAACAGAGAAGCAGGATGGACTCCCATTTGTCCAAATCCCCCAGTACCTGCAATGTTCCGCTGTGCCTTCTTTTGACACCCCGCAGCTAAAGCATCCCTTCCCCAGCAGGGTGCCCACGGAGGAGCAGATGTTTTCAGTGGATGTCGTAGCTCTCGCCAACTTCAAGGCCAAAGCCAAGCTGTTCCTTCAGCAGCGTTTCGAGGAGAAGTCCTTCCCCACATTCAAAGAATTTCGATCCTACTTCCCATTCACCGCACGCTCCACATACTACATGTGGAAGCGAGCTTTGTATCATGGCGTGTCACTGGTCCATGGGTAA